The following coding sequences are from one Maridesulfovibrio bastinii DSM 16055 window:
- a CDS encoding nitroreductase family protein has product MIPVKIDSELCRHDNLCVNECPLNVLEIKDENGVPSVSGPKGRFCINCGHCVAICPANAISLTAFDDSKGIPFKRKELISAAEAELFLKTRRSVRKFKQEAIDQDKISELINICSYAPSGHNARPVSWSVLNSKAEMEKLTAMVIDWMEETLESDKALARKLFLKGIVRSCKAGNDIICRNAPAIAVAWSPLAGITPASDAIISASHLELAAHAENIGACWAGYVTFAAQHSQPICDFLGVEADNMVHASLLMGKPAVKYFNIPPRPVLEPEQKGSALVFKI; this is encoded by the coding sequence ATGATCCCAGTTAAAATTGATTCAGAGCTGTGCAGGCATGACAACCTGTGCGTAAATGAATGTCCGCTCAACGTATTAGAAATAAAAGATGAAAATGGAGTTCCATCCGTTTCAGGCCCTAAAGGCCGCTTCTGTATTAACTGCGGACATTGTGTCGCCATCTGTCCGGCCAATGCGATATCACTGACAGCATTTGATGACAGCAAGGGTATACCTTTCAAAAGAAAAGAGCTGATTTCAGCCGCTGAAGCTGAACTATTTCTCAAGACCAGAAGATCAGTGCGCAAATTCAAACAGGAAGCCATTGATCAGGATAAAATTTCAGAACTTATAAACATATGTTCTTACGCTCCCTCAGGTCATAATGCCCGCCCTGTTTCATGGTCGGTATTAAATTCCAAAGCAGAAATGGAAAAGCTGACAGCAATGGTTATCGACTGGATGGAAGAGACTCTGGAGTCGGATAAAGCTCTGGCCCGTAAACTTTTTCTCAAAGGTATCGTTCGCTCATGCAAAGCAGGTAATGACATTATCTGTCGCAATGCTCCGGCGATAGCTGTAGCCTGGTCACCACTGGCCGGCATTACGCCTGCAAGTGATGCAATAATATCAGCCAGTCATCTGGAACTTGCGGCCCATGCCGAAAACATCGGGGCATGCTGGGCCGGATATGTAACTTTTGCCGCACAGCACAGTCAGCCGATTTGTGACTTCCTTGGGGTTGAAGCAGACAACATGGTCCATGCATCACTGCTTATGGGAAAACCTGCCGTCAAATACTTCAACATTCCTCCAAGACCTGTCCTTGAACCAGAACAGAAAGGTTCAGCTTTAGTTTTCAAAATATAA
- a CDS encoding EAL domain-containing protein encodes MSLRKKTFIILAVSFLLFVAMVTLSSHYVFINKFKTIEKKVALKNIIRARAVLDSKLDSFSQKILDLAAWDDTYAFVLDDNPDYIKSNLGIETFKNQNISCIIIADKNGKVIWSGQYDGKSAKLVHADSEILKNLQYYLLQINKNKGLTGTELSWASGQLYVINYHRITDSQRMKDSRGIFVMARAIDDQFTEQLLFDPDISLDLIKIPQIIRANPEKKKIIQDLIQKPDFPRSALLKINSDEIAGYSFLPDATRKGGVLLRTRNKLNILHNGKKAIELNEILLIFFGMAAVLAVMFVFEKLFLRRISVLTRLISQLGKSRNEDKSIIKKIKMDQHDEISALSSSIITAASALHENRAFLNTVINSIESGIMLIDPEERNILLLNNKAIEITGYQIGDSLDATCGSEIDLTEKVSQLCSFKGVNDESIATMNSLSKVTQDGKELILVTITDISDLLETQKSLKLSERTYKTIFRNTGTACLMIDENELIILANREFATMSGLSRKKIEGKMKWSRFFHPEDVERMKVYHHLRRKEESLAPRSYEARLIDGEQRIRYIQMTVGMMPDGTNSIASLLDITTQKEASRKLSYQTFHDSLTSLPNRFLLMDRMEQSIKAAQREKKMIGVFMIDLDHFKNINDSMGHTHGDIILRQVSQRLSTTLRKRDTLARFGGDEFIILIEDASHESAFANVASKLLETLAIPFTIEKKEIYVQASIGISIFPTDGTDPETLIKNADLAMYRSKESGRNKYSLYTKELDIITRQKVKIEQELRAAISNQDIDVYYQPIIDMSTGKITKLEALARWRDSSGKMRSPNDFIPVAEESNLIIQLDRIVAVKSCLAVKQLNTEIDEPISLSINLSTKHFENSKLPDMLISILEDIEFDQELLTVEITETCIMENIHTAAPMLGKIQQAGINISLDDFGTGYSSLQYLQKLPINYLKIDRSFIDEISEENLTSKKLVKSIISLAEGMSLKVIAEGVETKDQLHFLAENNCDFAQGFYISRPVPEKEIRSLLSVNFLDS; translated from the coding sequence ATGTCATTAAGAAAAAAAACTTTTATAATTCTTGCCGTTTCTTTTTTACTGTTCGTTGCAATGGTAACGCTGTCATCTCATTACGTCTTCATTAATAAATTTAAAACCATAGAAAAAAAAGTAGCGTTAAAAAACATTATCCGGGCAAGAGCTGTACTTGATTCAAAGCTGGACTCATTCTCCCAAAAAATTCTTGATCTTGCGGCATGGGACGATACCTATGCTTTTGTTTTAGATGACAATCCTGATTATATAAAATCAAATCTTGGAATTGAAACTTTCAAAAATCAAAATATTTCATGCATTATAATTGCCGATAAAAACGGCAAGGTTATCTGGTCCGGACAATATGACGGCAAATCCGCAAAGCTTGTTCATGCCGACAGCGAAATACTTAAAAACTTACAGTACTACCTGCTCCAGATTAATAAAAATAAAGGGCTAACCGGAACGGAATTAAGCTGGGCTTCCGGTCAGCTATACGTAATAAATTACCATCGAATCACTGACAGTCAGCGCATGAAAGATTCCAGAGGAATCTTTGTCATGGCCAGAGCGATAGATGACCAGTTTACTGAACAACTGCTGTTTGATCCCGATATAAGCCTTGATCTCATTAAAATACCTCAGATAATCAGAGCAAACCCTGAAAAGAAAAAAATTATTCAAGATCTCATCCAAAAACCTGATTTCCCCCGCTCTGCCCTGTTGAAAATCAACTCAGACGAAATAGCAGGATATTCTTTTCTTCCAGATGCCACCCGGAAAGGTGGAGTACTCCTACGCACCAGAAACAAACTCAATATCCTTCATAACGGCAAGAAAGCCATAGAACTTAACGAGATATTATTAATATTTTTCGGCATGGCAGCAGTTCTAGCCGTCATGTTTGTTTTCGAAAAATTATTTTTGCGCAGGATTTCTGTTCTCACGCGACTTATAAGCCAACTGGGAAAATCAAGGAACGAAGATAAAAGTATCATCAAAAAAATTAAAATGGATCAGCATGATGAAATATCTGCTCTTTCATCCTCGATTATAACAGCTGCCAGCGCTCTTCATGAGAACAGAGCCTTTTTGAACACAGTAATTAACTCTATCGAATCAGGTATAATGCTGATTGATCCTGAAGAGCGTAACATACTGCTTTTAAACAATAAAGCTATTGAGATTACAGGATACCAAATAGGGGACAGCCTTGATGCCACTTGCGGCTCAGAAATTGATTTAACTGAAAAAGTCTCCCAGCTCTGCTCGTTCAAAGGAGTAAATGACGAATCGATAGCAACAATGAACAGTCTTTCAAAGGTGACTCAGGATGGGAAGGAACTTATTCTGGTAACCATAACAGATATTTCAGACCTTCTTGAAACCCAGAAATCACTGAAACTGTCTGAAAGGACTTATAAAACGATATTCAGAAATACAGGCACAGCCTGTTTAATGATTGATGAAAACGAACTAATTATTCTGGCCAACCGTGAATTTGCGACAATGTCCGGTTTAAGCCGGAAAAAAATTGAAGGCAAAATGAAATGGTCCAGATTTTTCCACCCCGAAGATGTCGAAAGAATGAAAGTCTACCATCATCTTCGCCGCAAGGAAGAATCACTCGCTCCCAGAAGCTATGAAGCCAGACTCATAGATGGTGAACAACGCATCAGATATATTCAGATGACTGTGGGGATGATGCCTGACGGAACTAACAGCATTGCATCACTACTCGATATAACAACTCAGAAGGAAGCTTCACGCAAACTTAGTTATCAGACTTTTCACGATAGTCTGACCAGCCTCCCCAACCGCTTCCTGCTTATGGACAGAATGGAACAATCCATCAAAGCCGCCCAGCGCGAAAAGAAAATGATCGGAGTTTTTATGATAGACCTCGATCACTTTAAAAATATCAATGACAGCATGGGCCATACCCATGGAGATATTATCCTGAGGCAGGTCAGCCAGAGACTTTCCACAACCTTGAGAAAAAGGGATACACTGGCCCGTTTCGGCGGGGATGAATTTATAATTCTGATTGAAGATGCCAGCCATGAATCCGCCTTTGCCAACGTAGCTTCCAAGCTTCTTGAAACGCTGGCCATACCTTTTACCATTGAAAAAAAAGAAATTTATGTTCAGGCAAGCATTGGTATTTCCATTTTTCCGACCGATGGAACTGATCCGGAAACGCTGATCAAAAATGCCGATCTGGCAATGTACAGATCAAAAGAATCCGGCAGGAACAAGTACAGTCTTTATACTAAAGAGCTGGATATAATTACCAGACAGAAAGTAAAAATAGAACAGGAACTCAGGGCGGCTATTTCAAATCAGGATATCGATGTTTATTATCAGCCGATAATAGACATGAGCACCGGGAAGATAACTAAACTTGAAGCCCTTGCCAGATGGCGTGATTCAAGTGGTAAAATGCGTTCTCCAAATGACTTTATACCGGTCGCCGAAGAAAGCAATCTCATCATCCAGCTTGACCGCATTGTCGCAGTGAAATCGTGCCTTGCAGTAAAACAGCTCAATACTGAAATTGATGAGCCCATAAGTCTTTCAATCAATCTTTCAACTAAACATTTTGAAAACAGCAAACTTCCTGACATGCTGATCAGCATACTTGAAGACATTGAGTTCGATCAGGAACTTCTGACCGTAGAAATAACTGAAACCTGCATAATGGAAAATATTCATACCGCCGCACCTATGCTTGGCAAGATTCAACAGGCCGGTATTAATATTTCACTTGATGATTTCGGTACCGGATATTCTTCTCTGCAATATCTGCAAAAACTGCCTATCAATTACTTAAAAATAGACAGAAGTTTCATAGATGAAATTTCTGAAGAAAACCTCACCAGTAAAAAACTTGTAAAATCTATAATCTCACTGGCTGAGGGAATGTCGCTCAAAGTCATTGCTGAAGGAGTGGAAACAAAAGATCAGCTCCATTTTCTGGCGGAAAATAACTGTGACTTCGCGCAGGGATTTTATATAAGCAGGCCGGTGCCGGAAAAAGAAATCAGAAGTTTACTGAGTGTTAATTTTCTTGATTCCTGA
- a CDS encoding GAK system CofD-like protein, with translation MKIKIEKQATVPDPIKLERYRRTPDLGPGILFFSGGTALRDVSEELTQYTYNSIHIITPFDSGGSSATIRKQFSMLAVGDIRNRLMALADKSILGNPEIFELFAYRLPKDMNKEELRAELELLASGRHRLTCTITAPMRKIIRNHFLEFISIMGDFDLRGASIGNIILTAGYLTNRRHLDPVIYIFSKLVEVRGIVRPTINKDMHLAAELEDGNIIVGQHLLTGKETGPIKSPIKKMWLAKTLSDPKPCMVEIRNKLKELIKSAEIICYPLGSFYSSVIANLLPKGVGTAVSQNGCPKIYIPNTGNDPELKGLSLKNQITRLLYYLKKDNPEKIRAKDVLNFVLLDSENGIYPGGVNKEEIEIDGIRVIDCRLITKDSSPYIDSTLLAHALLSLT, from the coding sequence ATGAAAATCAAAATTGAAAAACAGGCAACAGTGCCGGACCCGATAAAACTGGAAAGATACCGCCGAACTCCTGATCTGGGACCGGGAATACTCTTTTTCAGCGGAGGAACAGCATTAAGAGATGTATCTGAAGAGCTTACCCAATATACCTACAATTCAATCCATATAATAACCCCGTTTGACTCTGGCGGAAGTTCGGCCACAATCCGTAAACAGTTCAGCATGCTTGCAGTTGGCGACATTCGTAACAGACTGATGGCTCTTGCCGATAAAAGTATTCTTGGTAATCCTGAAATATTCGAACTCTTCGCCTATCGTCTTCCCAAAGACATGAATAAAGAAGAACTGCGGGCCGAGCTGGAACTTCTAGCCTCAGGAAGGCACAGACTGACCTGTACCATAACGGCTCCCATGCGCAAAATTATCCGCAATCATTTTCTCGAATTCATATCCATAATGGGAGATTTTGATCTGCGCGGAGCAAGCATTGGCAATATAATACTGACGGCAGGCTACCTCACAAACAGAAGGCATCTGGACCCGGTTATATATATTTTTTCAAAACTGGTCGAAGTGCGGGGAATAGTTCGCCCGACGATTAATAAGGATATGCATCTTGCCGCAGAGCTTGAAGACGGCAATATTATTGTCGGCCAGCACCTGCTGACAGGTAAAGAAACCGGCCCCATTAAATCGCCTATTAAAAAAATGTGGCTGGCAAAAACCCTTAGTGATCCGAAACCATGCATGGTTGAAATACGCAATAAACTTAAAGAACTTATAAAAAGTGCTGAAATAATCTGCTACCCTCTTGGCAGTTTCTATTCCAGTGTCATAGCAAACCTGCTGCCCAAAGGCGTAGGAACAGCGGTCAGCCAGAATGGATGCCCCAAAATTTATATCCCCAACACCGGCAATGATCCGGAACTGAAAGGACTGTCGCTGAAAAATCAGATAACAAGACTTTTGTATTACCTGAAAAAAGATAATCCTGAAAAAATAAGAGCCAAAGATGTTCTTAACTTCGTTCTTCTGGATTCTGAGAATGGAATTTATCCCGGAGGGGTGAACAAAGAGGAAATTGAAATTGACGGAATCAGAGTAATAGACTGTAGGTTGATCACTAAGGACAGCTCTCCTTATATTGATTCAACACTGCTGGCTCACGCTCTGCTTTCCCTGACCTGA
- a CDS encoding deoxyribonuclease IV has translation MFLGAHMSIAGGLEKAVESIEKIDGTALQIFSRNQRQWKIKPLEEKEICTFRDARKKWGGYPVAVHDSYLINMASPDDEKRLKSAKSFSAEISRTGALGIEYLVTHPGSHLGRGSEEGIKTYVETLDQAIRESEFSDVTVLLETTAGQGTNLGSSFEELAAIIEKSSCPERLGICFDTCHVFAAGYDFRTEETYRKLFEHIDSLIGLERIKFFHLNDSLNPLGSHKDRHTHIGSGEIGENAFRLIMRDERFSGVPKILETPKGKSGNGLEDDLRNLALLKKLSGQS, from the coding sequence ATGTTTTTAGGTGCTCATATGTCTATTGCCGGCGGTCTTGAAAAGGCTGTTGAAAGTATAGAAAAGATTGACGGTACGGCTTTACAGATTTTTTCAAGAAATCAGCGGCAATGGAAAATCAAGCCGCTTGAAGAAAAAGAAATTTGTACCTTCAGAGATGCTCGGAAAAAGTGGGGTGGTTACCCTGTTGCTGTCCACGATTCTTATTTAATCAACATGGCTTCCCCTGATGATGAGAAGCGATTGAAATCGGCAAAATCTTTTTCTGCTGAAATTAGTAGAACAGGTGCTTTGGGAATTGAGTATCTTGTTACCCATCCCGGATCACATCTTGGTCGTGGCAGCGAAGAAGGGATTAAAACCTATGTTGAAACTCTTGATCAGGCTATAAGAGAATCTGAATTCTCAGATGTTACCGTGCTTCTGGAAACAACTGCGGGGCAGGGGACCAACCTTGGCAGCAGCTTTGAAGAGCTTGCTGCGATCATAGAAAAATCATCCTGTCCTGAACGTCTTGGAATCTGCTTTGACACTTGTCATGTTTTTGCAGCTGGTTATGATTTTCGGACAGAGGAAACTTATCGGAAACTGTTTGAACACATTGATTCTTTGATAGGTCTTGAAAGAATTAAGTTTTTTCATCTCAATGATTCATTAAATCCTCTAGGTTCCCATAAAGACAGGCATACACATATCGGTTCCGGAGAAATTGGTGAAAACGCTTTCAGACTGATAATGAGAGATGAAAGATTTTCTGGTGTGCCTAAAATACTGGAAACTCCTAAAGGTAAGAGCGGAAACGGACTTGAAGATGACTTACGCAACCTTGCTCTTTTGAAGAAATTATCCGGCCAAAGCTAA
- a CDS encoding GAK system CofD-like protein, with product MENLRVERADGPGVLFFSGGTALAGLASELVRYTSNSMHIITTFDSGGSSAKLRTAFKMPAVGDIRNRLLSLSDNSSDKCDAVIRLFKYRLAHNGSQEELKIELESLASEQHPLMLDINQGVRRVVARQFLYFLNLMPDSFDLRGACLGNLALASGYLVHKRILAPSIAQFARYSCSRGMVRACSFEYGHLAVRLKNGEVIAGQHLFSGKENIPVKSPIDGMWICAEVNDPWPKVVYASSIAMMLIMEADLIVYPMGSFYSSLLASLLPKDIGHSISSNPAPKIFIPNMGYDPELKGHSVALQVERLLEVLRADNPSGISVDSVLDAVLVDTENGCYENGLELEKIEARGIKIIDKRLVESECSELVDPVLLAEILLDFTRNGLPD from the coding sequence TTGGAGAATTTAAGGGTTGAACGTGCCGATGGTCCGGGAGTGCTTTTTTTCAGCGGGGGAACGGCGCTTGCCGGTCTTGCTTCAGAGCTTGTACGCTATACGTCCAATTCAATGCATATCATTACTACGTTTGATTCCGGGGGCAGTTCCGCTAAATTGAGAACTGCCTTTAAAATGCCTGCTGTGGGAGATATCCGAAACAGACTGCTGTCCCTGTCCGACAATTCTTCAGATAAATGTGATGCTGTCATCAGGCTCTTCAAATACAGACTTGCTCACAATGGATCACAGGAAGAACTTAAAATTGAGCTTGAGAGCCTTGCCAGTGAACAACATCCGTTAATGCTTGATATCAATCAGGGTGTTCGGAGAGTTGTTGCCAGACAGTTTCTCTACTTCCTAAATCTGATGCCGGATAGTTTTGATCTGCGGGGAGCATGCCTTGGTAATCTCGCGCTGGCATCCGGTTACCTGGTGCATAAAAGAATTCTTGCTCCATCCATTGCCCAGTTTGCACGCTATTCCTGTTCACGCGGAATGGTCAGAGCCTGCTCTTTTGAATACGGTCATCTTGCTGTCAGGCTTAAGAATGGAGAAGTTATTGCCGGTCAGCATCTCTTTTCCGGTAAAGAAAATATTCCTGTAAAAAGTCCCATTGACGGTATGTGGATCTGTGCGGAAGTAAATGATCCCTGGCCAAAGGTTGTCTATGCTTCTTCAATCGCCATGATGCTGATAATGGAAGCGGACCTGATTGTTTATCCCATGGGCAGTTTTTATTCCAGCCTTCTGGCTTCATTGCTTCCCAAGGATATCGGGCACAGTATCTCTTCAAACCCGGCTCCCAAAATTTTTATTCCTAATATGGGATATGATCCGGAGCTCAAAGGGCATAGCGTTGCTTTGCAGGTTGAGCGTCTTCTTGAAGTCCTCAGAGCTGACAATCCGTCAGGGATAAGTGTAGATTCGGTGCTGGATGCTGTTCTGGTTGATACGGAAAACGGTTGCTATGAAAATGGTCTGGAGCTTGAAAAAATTGAAGCCAGAGGGATAAAAATTATTGATAAACGGCTGGTTGAATCTGAATGTTCAGAGCTGGTTGATCCTGTTCTTCTTGCTGAGATTCTTCTTGATTTTACCCGGAACGGACTTCCTGATTAA
- a CDS encoding response regulator, giving the protein MHTDIEPDGNMWRMTFLSAFLLIVGCFLVYIVWSGYSSHEAARESVRRLYKEEVARRALAAGSCFSELEADLERIAAGTSLREFLATREIKIEAGDIPPDSRIRKSIKLLINRDTGFHRIIVSDRNGKPVTDIYDGQIAGDGLEKSSKFLPKNNFSIERINGAASLVLSVPVIGENGYLGTVSGWISSSAFSGSIKRIVDNDVSGIDFLLLEDEIIPLSKNFTASDGDLKKYAGSLKNVNGLQKLYLNNGADAELYTACSIPVQNTPMKFISIIPAKILLEGLNSVNSFYYSLVMLGAILLSSFYLLKNVYSGRLLKIKMEAGRRREADLEKQRKELEREVLDRELAESMRVRAEIRYRDLFDNASVGIFQIDSNGKYVSANNALAEIFGYRDSTHIIEAVDDIAEQLFEDRVEWEGIVAMLRARRRLKGIELRVKNYDGSFKWIKCDLRLAAINSESSVYIEGFVNDIHLHKIYELKLADSERRFRSLFHNAPVSLWELEGSALKIMLERLKLEHGAALESFFDEQPEVVSELIAELRVLDVNQTTVDVFLSQTKAEFCENGIKRFVDRLTLDFFKRFLLAVVAGEKFFKGEVLYDSKSGIIKTFEVQCSFVFENEEKIFKILSFVEDVTESKKFENELQQARDEAQQANEIKGRFLANMSHEFRTPMNAIIGLSQLMLSGDIEEGHRDNLRLIKSSAGSLLELVNDILDLSKVDSGFLSLQTEPLDLKLFLNEIVDLISIPAAKENVSLNLQTENLPEYIIADGIRLRQIMINLLSNAVKFSSGGSVVFKVVSSEVKNSNEKVELDFEIIDDGIGLPDEMIKKLFDPFVQGSGEIYKDFGGTGLGLAICSKLVELMKGHISASNNSLGGATFHVELPFSVYRSKQEALEAVQHNEDSMVLEDELKSLRVLIADDCKMNRIVLKKILSRLGIKDIQFAEDGREAINSYLKNEFNLIFMDVQMPNLDGITAAGEIRHQDGDIKIIALTGDAQESTLQSCHDAGMNGALTKPVDAADLIDIIRKTCIRNQEN; this is encoded by the coding sequence ATGCACACAGATATAGAGCCTGATGGCAATATGTGGAGAATGACCTTTCTTTCAGCTTTCCTGCTGATTGTGGGCTGCTTTCTGGTCTATATTGTCTGGAGTGGCTACAGTTCTCATGAAGCTGCAAGGGAGTCTGTCCGGAGGCTATACAAAGAGGAGGTCGCCAGAAGGGCTTTGGCGGCCGGATCATGTTTTTCCGAACTGGAAGCTGATTTAGAAAGAATTGCCGCCGGTACGAGCCTGCGCGAATTTTTGGCAACCCGTGAAATTAAAATAGAAGCAGGAGATATTCCTCCTGACAGTAGAATTCGCAAAAGTATAAAGCTTCTCATCAACAGGGACACTGGTTTTCATAGAATTATTGTCAGTGATAGAAACGGTAAGCCGGTTACTGATATTTATGATGGGCAGATTGCTGGTGATGGTCTGGAAAAAAGTAGTAAGTTCCTGCCCAAAAATAATTTTAGTATCGAGAGGATTAACGGGGCCGCTTCACTAGTTTTAAGTGTTCCTGTTATCGGTGAAAACGGTTACTTAGGGACTGTTTCAGGGTGGATATCTTCCAGTGCTTTTTCAGGCAGTATAAAGAGGATAGTTGATAATGATGTGAGTGGAATTGATTTTCTGCTGCTGGAAGATGAAATCATACCTTTATCCAAAAATTTTACAGCCTCAGATGGTGATCTTAAAAAATATGCCGGCAGTCTGAAAAATGTTAACGGGTTGCAAAAGTTATATCTGAATAATGGTGCGGATGCAGAGTTGTATACGGCCTGTTCTATCCCTGTCCAGAATACTCCTATGAAATTTATCAGTATTATACCCGCCAAGATTTTGCTGGAGGGCCTTAATTCCGTAAATTCATTTTATTATTCTCTGGTGATGCTTGGTGCAATTCTCTTGAGCAGTTTTTATCTTCTTAAAAATGTTTATTCGGGGAGACTGCTTAAAATTAAAATGGAGGCTGGCCGCAGGCGTGAAGCTGATCTTGAAAAGCAGCGCAAAGAACTGGAACGTGAAGTTCTGGATAGAGAGCTTGCGGAAAGCATGAGAGTCAGGGCTGAAATTCGTTATAGAGACCTCTTTGATAATGCCTCTGTTGGAATTTTTCAGATTGATTCAAACGGAAAGTATGTTTCAGCCAACAATGCTCTGGCTGAAATATTCGGGTATCGTGATTCAACGCATATTATTGAAGCCGTGGATGACATCGCCGAGCAGCTTTTTGAAGACAGAGTGGAGTGGGAGGGCATAGTTGCCATGCTCAGAGCCCGCAGAAGGCTCAAAGGAATAGAACTGCGGGTTAAAAATTATGACGGGTCGTTTAAATGGATAAAATGCGATTTACGGCTTGCAGCAATAAATTCAGAATCTTCGGTGTATATTGAAGGCTTTGTAAACGATATTCATCTGCATAAAATTTATGAGCTCAAGCTTGCTGACAGCGAAAGAAGATTCCGCTCCTTATTTCATAATGCCCCGGTCTCACTGTGGGAGCTTGAAGGGTCCGCATTAAAAATTATGCTGGAGCGGTTAAAGCTTGAACATGGAGCTGCTCTGGAATCTTTTTTCGATGAACAGCCTGAAGTTGTTTCAGAGCTTATTGCCGAACTGCGCGTACTTGATGTTAATCAGACCACGGTTGATGTATTTCTTTCACAGACAAAAGCTGAATTTTGTGAAAACGGTATTAAAAGATTTGTTGATAGACTGACACTTGATTTTTTTAAGAGATTTCTTCTAGCTGTTGTTGCCGGAGAGAAGTTTTTTAAAGGTGAGGTTCTCTACGACTCCAAATCAGGAATAATTAAAACTTTTGAGGTTCAATGTTCTTTTGTTTTTGAAAATGAAGAAAAGATTTTTAAAATTTTATCTTTTGTTGAAGATGTTACTGAATCTAAAAAGTTTGAAAATGAATTGCAGCAGGCGCGGGATGAGGCTCAGCAGGCCAATGAGATAAAGGGGCGTTTTCTGGCAAATATGAGTCACGAATTCAGAACCCCGATGAATGCTATTATCGGTTTATCTCAATTAATGCTTTCGGGAGACATTGAAGAAGGGCATCGTGATAATCTCAGACTCATAAAAAGTTCAGCAGGAAGTCTGCTGGAGCTTGTTAATGACATCCTTGATCTTTCCAAAGTGGACTCCGGCTTTTTGAGCCTCCAGACCGAACCTCTTGATCTCAAATTATTTTTAAATGAAATTGTTGACCTGATCTCTATCCCGGCGGCAAAAGAAAATGTTTCACTGAATCTTCAGACCGAGAATCTACCGGAATATATCATTGCAGATGGTATCAGGCTCCGCCAGATAATGATTAATCTCTTGAGTAATGCGGTAAAATTTTCATCCGGCGGAAGCGTTGTTTTTAAAGTTGTTTCAAGTGAAGTTAAAAATTCCAATGAAAAAGTTGAACTGGATTTTGAGATTATTGACGACGGTATCGGATTGCCGGATGAAATGATTAAAAAACTATTCGATCCTTTTGTGCAGGGTTCAGGCGAGATTTATAAAGATTTCGGCGGTACAGGGCTCGGTCTAGCTATATGCAGCAAACTTGTGGAATTGATGAAAGGGCATATTTCAGCTTCGAACAACAGTCTCGGCGGGGCTACTTTTCATGTGGAACTTCCGTTTTCAGTCTACAGATCAAAGCAGGAAGCGCTTGAAGCCGTGCAGCATAATGAGGACTCCATGGTTCTGGAAGATGAACTCAAAAGTCTTAGAGTTTTAATTGCTGATGACTGTAAAATGAACAGGATTGTTCTCAAAAAGATTTTATCCAGATTAGGAATTAAAGATATCCAGTTTGCCGAGGATGGTCGTGAAGCGATCAATTCATATCTTAAAAATGAATTTAATTTGATTTTTATGGATGTTCAGATGCCGAATCTGGATGGAATTACTGCTGCCGGCGAGATTCGGCATCAGGATGGTGATATAAAAATTATCGCCCTCACTGGTGATGCTCAGGAAAGTACCTTGCAGAGCTGCCATGATGCGGGAATGAACGGAGCTTTAACAAAACCTGTGGACGCCGCAGACCTGATAGATATCATCAGAAAAACCTGCATCAGGAATCAAGAAAATTAA
- a CDS encoding DUF2325 domain-containing protein, with product MCAALIGGMDRLKRDYINSAKEHGVKLKVFTGKENKISNQLGSADHVIIFTNQLSHAARRDVIKYTKSKNIPLHMHHSCGVSTLKDVLGNL from the coding sequence ATGTGCGCGGCTCTTATTGGTGGAATGGACAGGTTGAAGAGGGATTATATAAATTCGGCAAAAGAACATGGTGTAAAACTCAAAGTTTTCACAGGGAAGGAAAACAAAATTTCAAACCAGCTGGGAAGTGCGGACCATGTTATAATTTTCACAAACCAGCTTTCCCATGCAGCAAGACGGGATGTGATCAAATACACAAAATCCAAAAATATTCCCCTGCACATGCATCATTCATGTGGTGTTTCCACTTTAAAGGACGTTCTTGGAAATCTGTAA
- a CDS encoding amphi-Trp domain-containing protein — MSKGNKLEFKQTLEFKEAVSYLEALLESFKSGTIVVQKGAEAITLTPSETIEIEIKARDKKDKGKFSMEISWKEPEVQSDQLIISSTENMDCKDHFQEENNASDD; from the coding sequence ATGAGCAAAGGAAACAAACTGGAATTCAAGCAGACTCTTGAATTTAAAGAAGCGGTTTCATATCTGGAAGCTCTTCTTGAAAGCTTCAAATCTGGTACAATTGTTGTTCAGAAAGGCGCTGAGGCTATAACCCTTACCCCTTCTGAAACTATCGAAATTGAGATAAAAGCCCGCGATAAAAAAGACAAAGGCAAATTCTCAATGGAAATTTCCTGGAAAGAGCCGGAAGTTCAAAGCGATCAGCTGATTATAAGTTCTACTGAAAATATGGATTGTAAAGACCATTTTCAGGAAGAAAACAACGCTTCTGACGATTAG